In Octopus sinensis unplaced genomic scaffold, ASM634580v1 Contig11972, whole genome shotgun sequence, the genomic window TTATGTAATAATTTTGCTCAGCTGAGTATCCTCGTGACATGCCAGCTCCGCAAGTTGATCTTCGTTATCAACCTGgattattgaattaatttattataatgaaggtatgtttttaattaaaatactattaatTAAAACACGATAATAGTCTCAGTTTTTAAAATACACTCACAATGTGGCACCGAAACATGGTTTGTTTAAatcagaaaaattattatttgtagAAGCTAGTGAAATTTTTTCcagataaattaaaaaattttatacgAAATGTTAGCCATCAAATAGAGTATGGGAACaggtttttaataaaaattacctCAAGCATTCTAACAGTGGAAACCGATAAAATAGGACGACAGGCTGCCGGGTCAGTCTTGGTTcaagtaaattatttttgaattattttgagtGCAAAAATTGCACAATGATAAGTTCAATCGTCGCTGTCAATCAAGCAGCCGCCGTCGGACCATCTTTGAAtgttttttgtacatttaaatattttttggtcGATTTCAAATCACGAAATAAACAGGAAGGGCAAATCAACAATAAAAGGAAACCAAATGTCAATATTGAGACCCAAGTTCTGACAAGCAGACTGAtcggtttttgtatttttatcacaTTAGACCGATCAATCAGACCGATTTTGGACCCTCGGATGGACTTTGCTCTCAACGttagtattttgttttgtaattccAAAGATGCACGTTAAATCTCTTTCTACTGACCATACATTTGATTCCGAGGTTTTGGGCATCAATGCGGGTTATTaaaatttggttttcttttttaggATCTCTGAGTCTGGTTTCTTCCCATTTGCCCATTAACCGAACAGTCGCAGCGATTCGGTTGGCTTTGATGCCGAATGGGTCAATAATTTTGTTTCCCTCAAAACAAGAGCTTTTAGAATGTTCAGGAAACATTGTCATGGTCGTGGACTCGAATGGAAAGATAAGTAATTGGAATTACCTCAATGAGTAGTCATGTTGGAGGGGGCCATGGATAACCAACCAACTTCCGTGGTGATGCGAGCCATTTCCACGGCCTGGGAAAACTGTGTGCTTCTTGCAGGACGTTTTTTGAGAATTCAGAAGGAAGTGATACATTTTGATGATACAAATTCTGAAATCAACGTTCGAGAAATTTCAGGGTTTGGTCAATTTGATATAAGTAGATGTCTTAAAGACTATTTTTTGGAATTTCTAAATCTTCCGCCTTCCGATAAGGTAATTTTGTGTGCCACCTGTAGAAAAGTGGAGTTGAAGCACTCTCATTGCTCAAATCAAAGTTCACAGAAAAGGCCATTGGTTTGTAAATATACGTCTTTAGCCAAGAACTGAACATTCCTTCTGACTCTCATAACAACATATTTAACAATCTACTGACTACTCATTTCCGTGATCACATTCTTCGGTCTGAAGTGAGGACTGACGGAAGGACCTTTTCTCAAATTAGAGACGTCTCTTGTGAGGTAGATATAGCACCAGGAATACACGGTTCTGCCATTTTCCGACGGGGGGAGACACAAGTATTAGAAAAGATTGTTCATAGTAGGTTTTGAGTTGTGTCGAGTTGTTATCCCCATATTCCACGTCACGGAGACATCCATTTTCCGCGATTACCGGGTTGGTGTTACCTGCTAATCGTGTCTCAGTGCCTGTGTCGATAAGCAATTCGAACTGATCtatgaagtatatattttttatatttggctTAGTTTCCGCCTTATTCGACAAACGAGGTTAGACAGAGTGGAAACTTGAATCGAAGGGAGATGGGTCATGGTAAGAGTACTGTATGACATGTCAGGGGCACTGGCGGAGAGAGCTCTCCTTCCGACCATTCCAAAGGCGGGAAATCGGTTTTTTAGTGTATCTTGTGACGTCACGGATTCCCATGGTGTGAAAATTCGTGATTTATTCAGGCTCATCTTCAATGGCTTCCGTATGTGCTGGATCGTTGGCGTTGATGGACGCGGGAGTTCAAATCACGGAATTGGTGGCTGGGATTGCCATGGGGGTTGTGAGTACGTCATGTGGGAGACGGTGGAAGGTCATCACCGACATCACTGTTGATCAAAAATGCTATTTTTAAGGGAATGGAAGACTCCCTTGGAAACATGGATTTTAAAGTAGCTGGAAGTGTCCGTGGATTCAATTCTATGCAGGTTAGTGTTTGTGACCATTGGGTAGTTGGATGTCAAGGGAGATGGAATATGCTTAGATATACTAGCAGACTCGCTGGAGAAAGGGCATGGTTTGTTATTGCAGTTATAATCTTTTTAGAGGCAATTTGTCGTTTGGTAAATCAAATGAAAACAGCAATTGATAAGCCACGGGAATCAGTAAAGGAGTGCTGGCCTGTCAGCAGAGTATTGGAAGTGACCTCAAGTCAGCGAGCCCGCATCATTGGATCGGGGGGACAGGGACTCAGACGACATTTCAGTCAGTCTGGTTAggcatatttaattatttttaggtGTACTTGTTGAACCTCTTGACGAgaattgtctttttttatttgctCCTTCTGTTGAGGCCTTGGAATATGCTCGAGAGGCACTGAATGAGACGATCCTTCAAAACGTATTCTAAACGATATATCATTTTCTAGAAAGAAGTAGATTTAAAATTGTATCAAGTCTATGATGCCACAATAGTTGAAATGACGTTTGTTTTTTGAGTTATTCGTAGTGATAATGGTGTTTGGGTGAGAGTCTACAAAACAATGCAGCCAATTTTTCTTCACTGTAATCACCTTTCTCTCGacaatgtatttattttgttatatttttgagaCTAAGAAACCAGCTGATCTCGGATTTTATGAAGGGTTGAATATTCGAGTACAATATTTTGGGATTGATTCGATGACTGGCAATCATCGTTTGTCTCGGAAATTGGCTCTgacaaaagaaatggaaattaattgattgttgtgatttattgtttttattgagatAGTATTCAGTGTTGATATTTAGTTTTGCTTTTAGAGTTATTTGAATCTAGTTTGGTTCAATAATGTTCAGAAAAACCACTTCGTAGTTGTTTTTCGTTGTCTTGAATATTCGAATCTCATTGTCTCCTTGTTAATATCTATTCCTTGTTAAATATTTAATCAGTCAATTAACTTTCATAAGCTTTAATTGCTTTTCTCCATTTTGGTCTAAAACAGTGATTCTTAACGGGGGCGCTGGCGCCCCCCTGGGGGCGCTGGAACATATTAGGGGGGCGctggaattttaattttttttaattattataaatattttattagtttttgtaAATCATTATCACGTGCTTTTCTAttaattctaaattcaaattgtcTTGTGTGTACGTAAAAAAATTATTCactgataatatttataaatatttgttaattgtatttaatattttagaactttttaataaatattttaattatattttatagatgTCTGATAAAAAAGTAAAACGACGTATATATTCGGATGAATACCTAAAGTTTGGAGTGATACCCTACGACCATAACAATTCACTTCCAATGTGTCTTATGTGTAAAAAGGTCTTTACAAATGAAGGAATGAAGCCTTCAAGAATGCTAAATCATCTTAAGATTTGTCATCCTGACAAACTTGATGCGGAtatcaattatttttctaatctgaaatataattatgaaaatcgTCTTATGATTAATCAACTATTTACAAAAAATTCGAAGATGCTTGAAAAAGGCCTATTAGCATCATACAAAATATCGCAATTGATAGCGAAATCAGGAAAACCTCATACTATTGGAGAGTCATTAATATTACCAGCTATCAAAGAAGTGTTAAATTCAATGGTTGATTGTGATTCTGAACAAATAATTTCATCAATTCCTTTGAGTAATAGTTCTGTTTCTTCCAGAATTGATGAAATGGCATTTGATATCGAAGAAACCCTATGTGCATTTTTAAGAACAACAAAATTTTCAATTCAGATTGATGAATCGACATTCAACGATAGTGTTGCACTTTTATTAGTTTACGTAcgttatattaatcaaaatgatGTAATTcaagaagaatttttattttctgaacacCTTGAACTCGATACAAGAGGATTAACAATTTTCAAAACTGTTGAACAATattttttgaaacatgaaataccCCTTAGCAATATTTTTGCTTGTTCAACAGATGGGGCACCTGCGATGGTTGGAGTTCATCGTGGGTTTTTGGCATATATGAAGGAAAAAGTACCGAATATTTTTACAATCCATTGCGTCATTCACAGACAGCATTTAGCTGCGAAAAATTTAAGTGAGAGGCTGAATGAATCACTAAATGTTGTCATATGTGCAATAAATCGTATTAAAATGCACCCATTGAATTCGAGAATATTTCGACATATTTGTGAACAAAACGATGAGCATTATGAACGACTTCTTTTGCATACCCATGTTAGATGGCTTTCAAAAGGAAACTGTTTGTGTCGATTTTTTGAATTGTATGATTCAATCTTAGAATTTTGTCAGTTACATGAGCAGAGAATTTTTAGGTAATTATTCCTTAATCATTTTAGTAAGTTGATTTTATTGAAAGCTGATATAGCTTATCTAgctgatattttttataaaatcaacCAAGTAAATATTAGCTTGCAAGGAAACAATATCAATTTAATAAATGTAAAAGGAATTATTATgccttttattgaaaaattacaactttatgaaaacaatattaagaaaaagatttttattaattttccaaaTCTACAAAAATTTGGGGTTattttttgtaataatatttattaggTCGAAAAATTAACGGATTCTGACTGTGAATGCTTTTGCTTGCATCTAAAAATGTTAAAAGATGACATGAAAATCCGCTTTGaagatttagaaaatttaaaattttttgattGGTATATAAATCCATTTGAAACTGAAAACGTTAATTTATctcaagaaataacagaaaatttattaaatctgaaATATGACTTTGAAGCTAAAGTCATTTTCAACAAATATGGATATCAACAATTCTGGGTTACTCATAGAAAAAAATATCCTTTATTGTGGAATGAAATTGAAACACTTATAATAGCATTTCCTTCAACATATCTAGTTGAAAGAGGATTTAGTGCAGTCTCTAATATTTTgaccaaaaaaagaaataaattacaaattgtgAATAGAGGAGATTTGAGACTAAGTCTGTCGACTATTGAAGCTGACATAAAACGATTGACAAATTCCCATCAAGCACAAGGCAGtcactaaaatttttttatataaaaaagtttGGTTTGTGAATACCCTTTTTAAttctaaaaaataataagtaatattcgaaaatattaaaatgaaacaattggcgaaaaaattgccaaataaatctataattgaaaaaaaataaattaaataatagggGGGCGCTGAAATTTTGAAGCTTCGAAATTGTGTCAAAAGGGGGCGCTGACTTaaaaaaggttaagaaccactggtctaaaacATTTAGAGTTCAGACAAGGTAAACGGACAGGTAATCAAAAATACAGTCGGACCTCGTTATGAGCCAGACCTCGGGTATGATCCATACTCGCTTATGATACAAACTCTATTTTTGAGCCACGTTTTTTGAAACTGCTTTTTTCCTAAGGGGTttgtaaaaatcaattaaaaatagaCCTCGTTATGAGCCATCTAAAAATTGctataaactaaatattttgtaatataattatttttattttatatattttatcgttttttttaaagaattttttcctTGCCGCGTTGTTATCTTTGTTGAAGTATTTTTCACTGTTCTATGTTTTCTAGATGCCTAAAATGAAAATTGATCACGAAAAAAAACTCGAAATAGCCCAATATATTAAACGGAACCAGCTTTCAGAGCGCAGAATTGCGGAAATTTTCAAAGTTAGCAGGGCTACAATTTCACGTATAAAAAAAGATTTCCCTTTTCTTGATAATGGAACTATTTATTCTGATTTATCCGAGCAAACTAGTGATTCTGAAAAGCTTAAAAATCTCGATCTTtaagttttcgaaaaatttcacAAATTGCGACTTGAAAAAGTTCCCTTATCTGGACCGACCATTAAGAAAATTGGGTCGATGGTCGCTTCAAAATTATCATTGAATAATTTCAAATCGTCTAATGGTTGGCTTCAAAGATTCAAGAAACGACATAATTTACAATACAAAACATTGTGTGGTGAAAAGGGTTCCGCAGATACATCCATGCTCCCTCATTTTTTCCAAGAATTAGATACAAAAGTTGTTTATTATggtaaagaaaatgtatttaattgCGACGAAACTgcactttatttcaaaaatacacCAATTAAGtcatttgtacaatgtggtgAAAATTCGTTTGGTTTTAAGCAGCACAAGGAAAGGTTTAGCCTGCTTCTATGCTGCAGTTATCTTGGAGAGAAACTGGAGCCTTTAATTATCGGCAAATATCGAAACCCTCGGTGCTTAAAACAATTCTATTCTGATGTTTTTAACGTCATGTACTCTTCTTCTAAAATTCGTGGATGACAACTGAAATTTTTAAAAGCTGAgtttttaaattaaataccagaatGCTTTCTGAAAACCgaaaaatattaatgttgttgAATAATGCTAGTTCTCATAGACCAGGCCTGGCCAACCCAAATCGCATCGCGGGCCACTTTGTCCAAATGAATCCTTTCCGCGGgccgcatatacatgtacatactaaggatagatatcaaaacaacacagataagattttatttagtaaaatagcattcagtccaattatacgtatcaatgagaaatctgtttttctttatcttcacttaattttttcaaatcaacTTCACAATTACTAGTTGCACATCTTAATTGGTTTTCTAAGTTTTTATCTGTTAAAGAAGATCTATATCTACTTTTACTaaacttaatttcgaaaagaATGATTCACATACGTAAGTAGATCCAAAGGAGCTTAAAACTCTTTGTGCAAAAATTCTTAAGTTGGGATATTTTTCTGCAGTCACATATTGTTATAAAAGTCAATTTTGGATATAGTAGGATAAACAAGTCTTAGTTCACTGTTGCACTGTAGGTCAATTATTCCGTCTGCAAAGTATTTGAAACAATAGAAAACGTCAAcatgaaatggagaagaaaatgtttcaaacattttctcatatttttttagttCCGAGAATCGACTGTCAAATGCTGCAGCAAGATTTTTTTATTCATCAGCgtacttgaagaaatttttacaaTGGCTGATTTTAATTGATTTAGCGTTGGAAAATGTTGatcatttccatttcttatttgacATTCAACAATGACAATTTCATTCGAAATGCTTTGACTTGATGGCATGCATTAGTAATCAAATTATCCTGtccttgtaactccttgtttaattgattaattttttcgGTTATATCTAACAAAAGCACAGATCTAGCATccattcttcatcatttaattcaGGTAATGTCATTTTCTTATGCATCATAAAACTTTTGATTTCTTCTCTCAAGTCGAAAAAACGTTTTAAACATTTTCCGCGACTCAGCCATCTGACATTGGAAAAATACACAAGATCACCATAGTGAGAATATAACTCGTTCAATAATTCTTTAAACTGGCGATGTTGAAGTGCATGAGAACGAATGAAGTTTATAGTTCTTACAACCACACTCATAACATGGTTCATAGACAACACTTGCGCGCACAAATTGTGTTGATGTATCAAGCAGTGTATTACCAAATAATCATTTTTTATGCTTCTTGACTCCATCTCATCCATTATTAGCTTTACAACTCCTTTATTTCTTccaatttcacaaaatttctctCGCGGGCCGCGGCCTTGGGTTGGCCAGCCCTGTCATAGACTATCCGATTATTCAAAcattgaatttttatatttacctaaaaaCACTACATCGTTAGTTCAGCCATTGGATATGGGCATAATTAAAGCACTGAAGACAAATTACAGTAATTTACTTATCGAATTTGTATGCATTTGTGAAAATAGAAGCAATTTTTTGGAAGCAATCAAAAGTCTCAAATAAATGATTTCTACGCcctaaggaaaaaaataatgattaatttaCGGGATTAAAAATCGTTTTGGAGAAAAGATTACGCATTATTTCAAAAAAGTATAACTTATGAActgtttctatctgtttcttgTGAATATTTTTTACTTAAAGTACTGTTAATTAGGATTATTAGCGAACCTCGGTTTATGATACAACCTCGGTTTATGAGCCACCAAGTGGCTCAAACCGAGGTCCGACTGTACTTAGAAATCTACAATTCATAAACAGATTTTGATTCAGTACGATTTTGACTAGAAGTGATATGTTATTattaacacacttattgtaggGCTATAATAATTATAGTTCCACCTGTGCAACATCCAAAACAATGTTAGTAACGAGTCTCCTTCATTTTCCTCGTTTAAGCGCTGTGAGCCGCAGCCTGTCCAAGTCATCATCGGTCTTGAGACAGGATTTGATTTTGGCGAGGTCCGCTTTCAGAAAGACAGGTAACGTAGTGTGTAGGCGTTCCCGGAACCGTGGTTTGTCGCATTGGAAGTAATCCTCCATCACCGTATTTGCGGGTGCGGACTGGTCCATTTGCAGTATGTGTCCAAATAGCTTCCAGCGGGATTCAGCAACGTCAATGCAAAGTGGCCTTGTAGAACACTTTATATATAACGACTCCCGGGATATTCTATAAAGACACTCGGGGTAGCTCTATTGCACAATGTCTGGAAAACGCCTTAATTCACTGTTGGGACTATCTATCGTCACTTTTAATGTCAGGGGAATCTCcaatacatataaaagaaaacaattgtgCAAAGATTTTGAGAGATACAATGTATCAATCGGATGTATACAAGAAACGAAGGTCTTGGAAGGGGCTGATGAATCATATGGAAACTACCGTCTAATACTACTTCCCAGCATATCGAAGCACTATGGGCAGGGATTCATTGTCCATAAGACTCTAGCCCCTGGAATTCATCGTGTATGATGTGTAAATGATATAATCTGTGTTTTGCAAATAAAGACATGTGACAAAGGAAAATCGAGGGGAATTATCTCCATTATTAATGTCTATGTCCCACATTCTAggattgttgtgaaagacccagAAGTTTTAATCATATTCTACTCTGAGCTATCCAAAGTCTATACCGAACTTGAATCCTCTTTTATAATATTCATTACGGGtgatttcaatgccaaagttgGCGTTCAAAAAGGATTACAATTCATGGGAAGACATGGATGCGGTATAAAAAACTTATCTGGGTGCTTCCTTGCGAATTTTCTGTCTGTTATGTGACTTATTTATATGCAATACTGCTTTTCAGCACCCTGCACGTCACAAAACGACATGATgaatcaatctatatatacaatcaaattgATTATATTCTCTGTCGGATGAATGACAAAAGCTTTCTGCTTGACTCACGCTCTTATGGAGGATCAACTGTCGACAGTGATCACAAAATCGTTATGGCTATGATTAGCATTAAAATCCATCTCGTGTTCTTAAAAAAGACTATACCAAAAATTCTAGAGAAGCCGGATATATGATCGGAAAGCTAACCTTTAATCTACTTATTCAAGAAGCTTATAAACAACACATTGAATGTCTATTGAAAAACCTGGACATGCCTCAGTCAAATCAAGACATTTGGAATAGCGGATAAGCATATCGGAAAGAAGATTGAAACTAGAGGAAAACTTATGAAAGCCTGCCATCCTGAAGTTCCAATGATATCCTTAAGGCAAAAAAATGTCAGGCTTAAATTACAAAATACTATTGACGCGAAtaaaaaacagattttaaaaacaGATTGTAATTCTTTGAAATGGCaaataaagaaactaaaaaacGAGCACATAAGAAATCTAATGAGGACTAATATAAATGAAATCGAAAACTTAAAAGATGGTGCACAAATGTTTGCAGGAGCCCGTCTGCTAAAAAATAAGGAACAAAAAACTCACCTAAGAATACATGACTTTGAGGAAAGAATTATACTTTACCCTCAGTAACAAACAAAAGTCATCGAAAACCACTTTGAGAAGCAATTTAACACATTAAATGGATCTCTGGATGCTTTTG contains:
- the LOC115229132 gene encoding zinc finger BED domain-containing protein 5-like, with protein sequence MLEGAMDNQPTSVVMRAISTAWENCVLLAGRFLRIQKEVIHFDDTNSEINVREISGFGQFDISRCLKDYFLEFLNLPPSDKGMEDSLGNMDFKVAGSVRGFNSMQMSDKKVKRRIYSDEYLKFGVIPYDHNNSLPMCLMCKKVFTNEGMKPSRMLNHLKICHPDKLDADINYFSNLKYNYENRLMINQLFTKNSKMLEKGLLASYKISQLIAKSGKPHTIGESLILPAIKEVLNSMVDCDSEQIISSIPLSNSSVSSRIDEMAFDIEETLCAFLRTTKFSIQIDESTFNDSVALLLVYVRYINQNDVIQEEFLFSEHLELDTRGLTIFKTVEQYFLKHEIPLSNIFACSTDGAPAMVGVHRGFLAYMKEKVPNIFTIHCVIHRQHLAAKNLSERLNESLNVVICAINRIKMHPLNSRIFRHICEQNDEHYERLLLHTHVEKLTDSDCECFCLHLKMLKDDMKIRFEDLENLKFFDWYINPFETENVNLSQEITENLLNLKYDFEAKVIFNKYGYQQFWMPKMKIDHEKKLEIAQYIKRNQLSERRIAEIFKVSRATISRIKKDFPFLDNGTIYSDLSEQTSDSEKLKNLDL